In Brevibacillus brevis NBRC 100599, a single genomic region encodes these proteins:
- a CDS encoding ABC transporter ATP-binding protein: MFSVLAKLDWFFKEHWKRYTVAILLLILGGLLEIIPPKIIGVAIDEIHLGTLTGERLVSILLFFGVLSVAIYWVNFIWIRQLFGGAFLAERTLRSKLMTHFLRMTPTFYQRNRTGDLMARATNDLKAVSMTTGFGILTMVDSLSFTGAIVLTMGFLISWKLTLAAILPLPFMAYIIKQYGKKIHERFSTAQTSFGELNDRVLESVSGVRVIRAYVQEMADQERFRQKTHEVYQKNIDVARIDSLIEPTVKILVGISYMIGLIYGGYLVFQRELTLGELVSFNVYLGMLIWPMFAIGELINVMQRGSASLDRVNETLAYEADVTDHDKPVRVAVPEVIRFDSVTFRYPSAQVDQLVDVSFTLGRGQTLGIVGRTGSGKSTLVRQLLREYPVGRGAISVSGEALEQISLDNIKSWIGYVPQEQILFSKSVRENILFGNNEATEEQLQEVLKQAAFARDVQLLPEGLQTLVGEKGVALSGGQKQRVSIARALLVNPEILILDDAMSAVDGKTEAEMITNIRRERAGKTTLITTHRLSAVQHADWILVIDEGQIVEEGTHAQLLELGGWYKEQFEKQQIEATLTESG; the protein is encoded by the coding sequence ATGTTCTCGGTTTTGGCAAAGCTTGATTGGTTTTTCAAGGAGCATTGGAAACGGTATACGGTCGCTATTCTGCTATTGATTCTGGGCGGCTTATTGGAGATTATCCCTCCAAAAATCATCGGGGTGGCTATTGATGAGATTCACCTGGGGACGCTGACTGGCGAGCGGCTAGTATCCATCTTGCTGTTTTTCGGTGTATTGTCTGTCGCGATTTATTGGGTCAATTTTATCTGGATTCGCCAGTTGTTTGGGGGAGCATTTTTGGCGGAGCGGACGTTACGGTCGAAGCTCATGACACATTTTTTGCGGATGACGCCAACGTTTTATCAGCGCAATCGTACCGGTGATCTGATGGCACGAGCGACAAATGACCTAAAGGCTGTCTCGATGACGACAGGCTTCGGAATTTTGACGATGGTGGATTCGTTATCCTTTACAGGGGCAATTGTGCTGACGATGGGCTTCTTGATCAGTTGGAAGCTGACCTTAGCGGCGATTCTTCCATTGCCGTTCATGGCCTATATCATTAAGCAGTATGGGAAAAAAATTCACGAGCGATTTTCTACCGCACAAACCTCGTTCGGTGAGCTAAACGACCGCGTGCTGGAATCCGTCTCTGGGGTTCGCGTGATTCGAGCTTACGTACAGGAGATGGCGGATCAGGAGCGCTTTCGCCAAAAAACACATGAAGTGTATCAAAAAAATATCGATGTGGCGAGAATCGATTCGCTGATTGAGCCGACTGTCAAAATATTGGTTGGGATCAGTTATATGATCGGCTTGATCTACGGTGGCTACCTCGTGTTCCAAAGAGAACTGACCTTGGGAGAGCTGGTCTCGTTCAACGTCTATCTCGGGATGCTCATTTGGCCGATGTTTGCGATTGGCGAATTGATTAATGTGATGCAAAGAGGAAGTGCCTCGCTGGATCGAGTCAATGAAACCTTGGCGTACGAAGCCGATGTGACGGATCACGACAAACCAGTTCGTGTGGCAGTACCAGAAGTCATTCGGTTCGATTCCGTGACATTCCGCTATCCATCTGCGCAGGTTGACCAACTAGTGGATGTCTCCTTTACTCTGGGTCGGGGGCAGACGCTAGGAATCGTCGGGCGTACGGGAAGCGGGAAGTCCACGTTGGTTCGACAACTGCTCCGCGAATATCCGGTAGGACGGGGAGCCATTAGTGTTTCGGGAGAGGCGCTAGAACAGATTAGTCTGGATAACATCAAGAGCTGGATCGGTTATGTACCGCAGGAGCAGATTCTGTTCTCGAAGTCAGTCCGCGAAAACATCCTGTTCGGGAACAACGAGGCAACAGAAGAACAATTACAGGAAGTGTTGAAGCAGGCCGCATTTGCTCGGGATGTTCAGCTATTGCCTGAAGGCTTGCAAACGCTTGTTGGTGAAAAAGGTGTAGCCCTTTCAGGTGGGCAAAAACAGCGGGTTTCGATTGCTCGGGCTCTGTTGGTCAATCCGGAAATTTTGATTCTCGACGATGCCATGTCGGCGGTGGATGGCAAAACCGAGGCGGAGATGATCACGAATATTCGCCGGGAGCGTGCAGGCAAAACAACACTGATCACCACACATCGCTTATCGGCGGTGCAGCATGCAGATTGGATTCTCGTCATAGACGAAGGACAAATCGTCGAGGAAGGTACACATGCACAGCTATTGGAGCTGGGCGGTTGGTATAAAGAACAATTCGAGAAACAGCAGATTGAAGCGACGCTGACAGAAAGCGGGTGA
- a CDS encoding ABC transporter ATP-binding protein yields the protein MTTGKRLVHYASIFKKTILLAVLMLSISVGAELTGPFLAKKMIDTHIMGIEFPWYETAQRENSVLYKGKYYTRQDHLVAGESTGGEVRVLQVGRDYYFLNQAISYDGQRSVEAGKLVIVKGADRAEYQATLLSNQEIFEFFRPETSGLLTLAALYFGLLVVASLFHYGQKFLWQKSANQVIERLRIDVFAHIQRLPIHYFDHLPAGKVVARVTNDTEAIRELFTNVLGNFITSGIYLIGIFAALFLLDIRLALVCLVILPIMVVWIYLYRKYASGFNHVIRARISDINGMINESIQGMPIIQAFRREKETMREFGELNEELFTYQNKMLRLNATASFNLVQFIRNIAFVLFIWYFGGASLGIGTLLSLGVLYAFVDYLNRLFQPMTQIVNQLANLEQSLVAASRVFELLEEEGVDVDPAKVPCYQGNVRFDDVSFAYKDDQYVLKNISFEAWPGETVALVGHTGSGKSSIINLLLRFYDVNRGAIMIDGRNVQSFSKQQLRQHMAIVLQDPFLFTGTIRSNVSLDDPSISPEKVEKALCDVGADQLFRSLPQGFDEPVIEKGSTLSLGQRQLISFARALAFDPAILILDEATASIDTETEGIIQNALEVLKKGRTTFIIAHRLSTIKNADQILVLDRGRIVERGKHEDLMEKQGRYHQMYQLQQGNKEVRVQEAVGKHGSAAALT from the coding sequence ATGACGACAGGGAAAAGGCTAGTCCATTATGCATCCATTTTTAAAAAGACGATCCTCTTGGCGGTATTAATGCTGTCCATCTCGGTTGGGGCAGAACTGACGGGACCGTTTTTGGCTAAAAAAATGATCGATACGCACATCATGGGCATTGAATTCCCTTGGTATGAGACGGCACAGCGTGAGAATTCTGTGTTATACAAAGGGAAGTATTACACCAGGCAGGATCACTTAGTAGCTGGTGAGAGCACAGGTGGGGAAGTTCGTGTTCTGCAGGTGGGGCGCGACTATTATTTCTTGAATCAGGCGATTTCGTATGATGGGCAGCGCTCCGTTGAGGCTGGGAAGCTCGTCATTGTCAAAGGTGCGGATCGAGCGGAGTACCAGGCTACTCTCTTAAGCAATCAGGAGATATTTGAATTTTTCCGGCCAGAGACAAGCGGCTTGCTCACACTGGCTGCTCTCTATTTCGGATTACTAGTAGTTGCCTCACTTTTCCACTATGGGCAAAAATTTTTATGGCAAAAATCAGCGAATCAGGTCATTGAGAGACTGCGTATTGACGTGTTCGCGCATATCCAACGATTGCCCATTCACTATTTCGATCATCTCCCTGCTGGGAAGGTGGTTGCTCGTGTCACAAACGATACGGAGGCGATCCGTGAGCTGTTTACGAATGTGCTCGGCAATTTTATTACGAGCGGGATTTATTTAATTGGTATTTTCGCAGCGCTTTTCTTGCTTGATATACGACTCGCGCTTGTTTGTCTGGTCATTTTGCCAATCATGGTGGTGTGGATTTACTTGTACCGCAAGTACGCCTCTGGATTCAACCATGTCATTCGGGCACGCATCAGTGACATCAACGGGATGATTAACGAGTCGATCCAAGGGATGCCGATCATTCAGGCGTTTCGCAGGGAAAAGGAAACGATGCGGGAATTCGGCGAGCTGAACGAAGAACTGTTCACCTACCAAAATAAAATGCTGCGGCTCAATGCGACCGCTTCGTTTAACCTGGTTCAGTTCATCCGCAATATCGCGTTTGTTTTGTTCATCTGGTATTTCGGAGGAGCGTCCCTCGGGATAGGCACACTGCTCTCACTTGGTGTCCTCTACGCATTCGTCGATTATTTGAATCGCTTGTTCCAGCCGATGACACAGATCGTCAACCAATTGGCGAACCTGGAGCAATCTCTCGTTGCGGCGTCGCGTGTGTTTGAACTGCTGGAAGAAGAGGGTGTCGACGTTGATCCAGCAAAGGTTCCGTGCTATCAGGGGAATGTTCGCTTCGACGATGTTTCCTTTGCCTACAAAGACGACCAATACGTACTGAAAAACATTTCGTTCGAAGCTTGGCCTGGAGAGACAGTGGCACTGGTTGGTCACACGGGTTCGGGAAAAAGCTCGATTATCAATCTGTTACTCCGTTTCTATGATGTAAACAGAGGAGCGATTATGATTGATGGGCGCAATGTGCAGTCGTTTTCCAAACAGCAGCTGCGCCAGCACATGGCTATTGTTTTGCAGGACCCGTTTTTGTTTACAGGAACGATTCGTTCCAATGTGAGTCTGGATGATCCGTCGATTTCGCCGGAAAAAGTGGAGAAGGCTTTGTGTGATGTAGGGGCAGACCAACTGTTCCGCAGTCTTCCGCAAGGATTCGATGAACCCGTTATCGAGAAGGGAAGCACGCTTTCGCTCGGACAGCGTCAGTTAATTTCGTTTGCGCGTGCTCTCGCGTTTGACCCGGCTATCCTCATTCTGGATGAAGCGACCGCCAGCATCGACACGGAAACAGAGGGCATTATTCAGAATGCGCTTGAGGTGTTGAAAAAAGGGAGAACGACCTTCATCATTGCTCATCGCCTGTCTACGATCAAAAATGCAGATCAAATTCTCGTACTGGATCGAGGCAGAATTGTAGAGCGAGGAAAGCATGAAGACTTGATGGAGAAACAAGGCAGGTACCATCAGATGTATCAATTGCAGCAAGGGAACAAAGAAGTGCGGGTGCAAGAGGCAGTAGGTAAGCATGGGAGCGCCGCAGCCCTGACCTAG
- a CDS encoding DUF1904 family protein, translating to MPHLIVRGIQAEQMATISEPLAVELAALCQCGTDNFTIECLHTTGVFGGKIVESFPFIEVAWFERGQEVRDQFAQIVTKHVLSLGIPEVEMAFVAYQKESYYANGEHF from the coding sequence ATGCCACATCTTATCGTTAGAGGCATTCAAGCTGAACAAATGGCTACGATTAGCGAACCGCTTGCAGTGGAGCTTGCTGCACTCTGCCAATGCGGTACAGACAATTTCACAATCGAATGCTTGCATACAACAGGCGTTTTTGGCGGGAAGATCGTGGAGTCGTTTCCTTTTATTGAAGTAGCATGGTTTGAGCGGGGGCAAGAGGTTCGTGACCAGTTTGCCCAGATTGTAACCAAGCATGTCCTATCTCTTGGCATCCCAGAAGTGGAAATGGCATTTGTCGCTTATCAAAAAGAAAGCTATTATGCCAACGGAGAGCATTTCTAA
- a CDS encoding RNA polymerase sigma factor, whose product MEKTEIERLLIEIKAGSLEQYELIIDYYQQPIFTYCYHMLGHRQDAEDAVQEVLFRAYEHLDQYTYSLSFSAWLYRIAYNHCANVLKRRKLSRVLPFLYNRDQDGRNYVEESIDSNYLGEPLEQIWKRLSAEERTLIFLRVLEEREYEEIAELMDKKSAALRKQFERILKKCKRYLPTMGGVAANGQKSV is encoded by the coding sequence GTGGAAAAAACAGAGATAGAGCGCCTGCTGATCGAAATAAAAGCGGGTTCTCTTGAGCAATACGAACTCATTATCGATTACTATCAACAACCGATCTTTACATACTGCTATCACATGCTCGGTCATCGCCAAGATGCAGAAGACGCTGTCCAGGAAGTCCTGTTTCGTGCCTACGAGCATCTTGACCAGTATACGTACTCGCTGTCATTTTCGGCATGGCTGTACCGGATCGCTTACAACCATTGTGCGAATGTGCTAAAGCGCAGGAAATTAAGCCGCGTGTTGCCCTTTTTGTACAACCGTGATCAGGATGGACGCAATTATGTCGAGGAGAGCATTGACAGCAATTATTTAGGAGAGCCGCTAGAACAAATTTGGAAACGGCTGTCCGCCGAAGAACGAACACTTATTTTCCTGCGTGTGCTAGAGGAAAGAGAGTACGAGGAAATCGCGGAGCTGATGGACAAAAAGTCAGCAGCCTTGCGCAAACAATTTGAACGCATTTTGAAAAAGTGCAAACGTTATTTGCCAACGATGGGAGGGGTGGCCGCTAATGGACAAAAATCCGTTTAA
- a CDS encoding DUF4367 domain-containing protein, giving the protein MDKNPFKHMRDMLVAKPVPKVDVKHKVMAAIRAKESKEEKVVKKKIGLLVTVGMLVGASSVWAGVEMIQLKNEKGEVVLKLKQMSMQEQQQKMQQLPPDIKDQIKNRNAEIFKQLDTGEQIVNGLKPGEAVAIYWPLTKLQLESNPNSTPFVDVRSKPFTYTTWKDMEQKVGHLFKVPAEMGTDFKFVASEAIYLPSDKYDEKAMKEEQERTKKEYVVQPIPLSDKLRDAEIEYKGQKGSAFLEVSILGDNNKSGGTLAENLEKVMIGDNEAVYSTFAPENGDTVHSLDWVKNGTKVNYNLRAKMSVSTKEELLKMAEQINQAQ; this is encoded by the coding sequence ATGGACAAAAATCCGTTTAAGCACATGAGAGACATGCTGGTAGCTAAACCAGTCCCGAAAGTCGATGTCAAACATAAAGTCATGGCAGCAATTCGTGCCAAGGAAAGCAAGGAGGAAAAAGTCGTGAAAAAGAAAATAGGTTTGCTGGTCACTGTAGGTATGCTCGTCGGAGCGTCTTCCGTATGGGCGGGAGTAGAAATGATCCAATTGAAAAATGAGAAGGGCGAAGTAGTGCTAAAGCTTAAACAAATGAGTATGCAAGAACAGCAACAAAAGATGCAACAGCTCCCCCCTGACATAAAGGATCAGATCAAGAATCGAAATGCAGAGATTTTTAAACAGTTGGATACGGGGGAACAAATCGTCAATGGATTAAAACCTGGCGAAGCGGTTGCCATTTATTGGCCGCTGACAAAACTTCAGTTGGAATCAAATCCAAACAGTACTCCGTTCGTAGATGTACGATCCAAGCCTTTTACCTATACAACGTGGAAGGACATGGAACAAAAGGTTGGTCATCTGTTCAAGGTGCCGGCAGAGATGGGGACGGATTTCAAGTTTGTAGCGAGTGAAGCGATCTATCTTCCAAGTGACAAGTATGATGAGAAAGCGATGAAAGAGGAACAAGAAAGAACGAAAAAAGAATACGTGGTACAACCAATTCCATTATCAGACAAGCTTCGTGATGCAGAGATTGAGTACAAGGGCCAAAAAGGAAGTGCTTTCTTAGAAGTTTCCATCCTGGGTGACAACAATAAAAGTGGAGGTACACTTGCGGAGAATTTGGAAAAAGTCATGATTGGCGACAATGAAGCCGTGTACTCCACTTTCGCACCTGAAAATGGGGACACCGTACACTCTTTGGATTGGGTGAAAAATGGTACAAAGGTGAACTATAACCTGAGAGCCAAGATGAGTGTAAGCACGAAAGAAGAGCTGCTGAAAATGGCGGAACAAATCAATCAAGCGCAATAA
- a CDS encoding DMT family transporter, whose product MVLLNYVVMCLIFGTTFLAIKVGIDAGAPPFFSGGLRFFLAGVILFSFMLWKKQARLSLLFHKEMLLTGIGLTFGTFAPLYWAEQHVSSGIAAILSATGPLMVMLLQTGITRQKPPGIALMGCLVAFVGVFLLILPGVTVSFSLLWLTGCIAVIFGELFYSAGAVYSRSVIQRFQDTSPIALNAAQMMYGGAMLLVLSLFTEQVHMESMLTANAILSLLYLVFVGSMMGHSIFYWLVAKTNPVFPSTWLYISPLIALSLGVILYNEPLYLLSLAGGITIIVGIILINMDGLKQLMGKKANKLRDVSN is encoded by the coding sequence ATGGTACTGCTTAATTATGTGGTCATGTGCTTGATATTCGGAACGACTTTTCTGGCAATCAAAGTCGGGATCGATGCTGGAGCTCCACCGTTTTTCTCAGGAGGACTCCGGTTCTTTCTGGCAGGTGTCATTTTGTTTTCATTCATGCTCTGGAAAAAACAGGCGCGTCTCTCGCTGCTGTTTCATAAAGAAATGCTCCTTACCGGTATCGGTTTGACGTTCGGGACATTTGCCCCCTTGTATTGGGCAGAGCAGCATGTAAGTTCAGGAATTGCAGCGATATTATCTGCAACAGGCCCTCTCATGGTGATGCTGCTTCAGACCGGTATTACTCGGCAAAAGCCCCCCGGTATTGCTTTGATGGGTTGCTTGGTTGCCTTTGTCGGTGTCTTTTTGCTGATTTTACCCGGTGTGACCGTCTCATTCAGTCTCCTTTGGCTTACAGGGTGCATCGCAGTCATATTCGGGGAACTCTTTTATTCTGCTGGTGCAGTATACTCCCGGAGCGTCATCCAACGGTTTCAAGATACCTCACCCATCGCTTTGAATGCGGCACAGATGATGTATGGAGGAGCCATGCTGCTTGTCTTATCGTTATTTACGGAGCAAGTGCATATGGAATCGATGCTCACGGCTAATGCGATCCTCTCGCTCCTGTACTTGGTCTTCGTTGGTTCCATGATGGGGCATTCCATTTTCTATTGGCTCGTGGCCAAAACCAACCCTGTGTTTCCATCCACGTGGCTCTATATCTCTCCGTTGATTGCCCTGAGCTTGGGCGTCATCCTGTACAATGAACCGCTTTATCTCCTGTCGTTAGCAGGGGGAATCACGATTATTGTCGGGATTATCCTGATTAATATGGATGGCTTGAAGCAGTTGATGGGTAAAAAAGCAAACAAGCTGCGTGATGTAAGCAATTAG
- a CDS encoding PLP-dependent aminotransferase family protein, giving the protein MKRKVLSNSHSDKLFEQVYDYLLERIRRDEWRAHEKLPSVRTLALELNVHRLTVFKAFQLLKQNRHVYVKDKSGYYVQPSSLLPVESMNDPIVSAYVHKSYLSEIHQVQATYQFSKALIEPNLLPNHYFSGYVKKVFDLYPKVLGTYSTTQGDQELREALCSYYVSRNHFHLSPDELMITSGSQEAIDLVARVLVKPRDVVLIERPTYSPAIDVFGRQGANMISIEISPDGYDLEQVELLMQKEKPRLFYLNPTFHNPTGYTVPAEQRKRLVELAAKYQCLIVEDDPCRDIYFGDEPPLPFFSYDTAGYVIYLRSFSKYIGPGLSIATVACRPSIMNYLIQAKSLSDSGAPLLNQKIFLHYFFSERMQQHLAKLRIALAIRRDIMEEELSVTDWEWSSPPGGFNLWVKLPDSVPMDSLLAKCIEQSITFVPGAICDPLREFSSWIRISFSYLNEHQLRDGLQRLVSTVRQLNM; this is encoded by the coding sequence ATGAAAAGGAAGGTTCTTTCAAACAGTCATTCTGATAAGCTGTTCGAACAAGTGTATGACTATCTTCTGGAACGAATCAGACGCGATGAGTGGAGGGCACATGAAAAGCTCCCTTCTGTTCGAACGTTGGCGTTGGAATTGAATGTGCATCGCCTGACGGTTTTTAAAGCATTTCAATTATTAAAGCAAAACCGCCATGTGTACGTGAAGGATAAGTCGGGGTATTATGTACAACCGAGCAGCCTGTTGCCAGTGGAGTCGATGAATGATCCAATCGTTTCTGCCTATGTGCACAAGAGTTATCTTTCGGAAATTCATCAGGTGCAGGCGACCTATCAATTTTCCAAAGCATTGATCGAACCGAATTTATTGCCAAATCATTACTTTTCGGGATACGTGAAGAAAGTGTTTGATCTGTATCCAAAGGTGCTGGGCACCTACTCAACCACACAGGGAGATCAGGAGCTGCGGGAAGCACTGTGCAGCTATTATGTTAGCCGTAATCATTTTCACCTGTCCCCCGATGAGCTGATGATTACATCTGGTTCGCAGGAAGCGATTGATTTGGTTGCCAGAGTACTTGTAAAGCCGCGTGATGTCGTGTTGATTGAGAGACCTACGTACAGTCCGGCCATCGATGTATTCGGAAGACAGGGCGCCAACATGATTTCCATCGAGATTTCGCCGGATGGCTATGATTTGGAGCAGGTTGAACTGTTGATGCAAAAAGAAAAACCACGCCTGTTTTATCTCAATCCGACCTTTCACAATCCGACAGGCTATACGGTTCCCGCTGAACAACGGAAGAGACTGGTGGAGCTGGCTGCGAAGTATCAGTGTCTGATCGTAGAGGATGATCCGTGCCGCGATATTTACTTCGGTGACGAGCCTCCACTGCCGTTTTTTTCTTACGACACGGCAGGCTATGTCATCTATCTGCGCAGCTTTAGCAAGTACATCGGGCCGGGGTTGAGTATTGCGACTGTGGCATGCCGTCCATCTATTATGAATTATTTGATTCAGGCGAAATCACTGTCCGACAGTGGGGCGCCCCTGCTGAATCAAAAGATTTTTTTGCATTATTTCTTCTCCGAACGGATGCAGCAGCATTTGGCGAAGCTGCGGATTGCATTGGCCATTCGCCGGGATATTATGGAGGAAGAGCTGTCTGTGACCGACTGGGAGTGGTCCAGTCCACCAGGAGGCTTTAATTTATGGGTGAAGCTGCCTGATTCTGTCCCGATGGATAGTCTTTTGGCGAAATGCATAGAACAATCGATTACGTTTGTGCCCGGTGCGATCTGTGATCCGCTGCGGGAGTTTAGCTCTTGGATACGCATCAGTTTTTCCTATTTGAATGAACACCAGCTGCGCGACGGTTTGCAAAGGCTCGTCAGTACGGTTCGTCAGTTGAACATGTAG
- a CDS encoding cold-shock protein — protein MEQGTVKWFNAEKGFGFIEREGKEDVFVHFSAIQGDGFKSLDEGQKVTFDVEQGQRGPQATNVQKV, from the coding sequence ATGGAACAAGGTACAGTAAAATGGTTTAACGCAGAAAAAGGTTTTGGTTTTATCGAGCGCGAAGGTAAAGAAGACGTATTCGTTCACTTCTCTGCTATCCAAGGCGACGGTTTCAAATCCCTTGACGAAGGTCAAAAAGTTACTTTTGACGTAGAACAAGGCCAACGCGGACCACAAGCTACTAACGTTCAAAAAGTTTAA
- the rluF gene encoding 23S rRNA pseudouridine(2604) synthase RluF, protein MRINKFISETGICSRREADKLIESKRVTINGQLAELGSTVASGDDVRIDGQPLGVKKKDVYIALNKPVGITCTTELHVKGNIIDFVNHPERIFPIGRLDKDSQGLILLTNDGDIVNKILRAENNHDKEYIVTVDKPITANFLHGMANGVRILGTTTKPCKVTKVSDRVFNIVLTQGLNRQIRRMCQAFGYQVRKLERIRIMNIALGNLKLGQWRNLTAKELTDLNKNL, encoded by the coding sequence ATGCGAATTAATAAGTTCATCAGTGAAACCGGCATTTGCTCACGAAGAGAAGCCGATAAATTAATCGAGTCCAAGCGCGTGACAATCAATGGGCAACTCGCGGAACTGGGAAGTACGGTTGCGTCAGGAGATGACGTGCGCATCGATGGACAGCCCCTCGGTGTCAAAAAGAAAGATGTCTACATCGCCTTGAACAAGCCTGTCGGAATTACGTGTACCACTGAACTGCACGTCAAAGGCAACATCATCGATTTCGTGAATCACCCCGAGCGGATTTTTCCTATCGGGCGTCTGGATAAAGATTCGCAAGGCCTCATCCTATTAACCAACGACGGAGATATCGTAAACAAAATTTTGCGTGCTGAGAACAATCATGACAAAGAGTACATCGTCACCGTAGACAAGCCCATCACGGCGAATTTCTTGCATGGAATGGCAAACGGCGTACGCATTCTCGGAACGACTACCAAGCCTTGCAAAGTAACCAAAGTCAGCGACCGCGTCTTCAATATCGTGCTAACGCAAGGGCTCAATCGGCAAATCAGACGGATGTGTCAGGCTTTTGGTTATCAGGTAAGAAAGCTTGAGCGAATACGCATCATGAACATTGCCTTGGGGAATTTGAAATTGGGGCAATGGCGAAATCTGACGGCCAAGGAATTGACTGATCTGAATAAAAACTTGTGA
- a CDS encoding MOSC domain-containing protein has product MWYSMGIKREAIVQAGSEHKLTRKIVTISKGLPKNNMYNGKEYLSGIWKEEADELIVRSEKIDDDDIANPEYHGGPDRVVCAYPFEHYAHWEKLFGQPLTNAAFGENLTLAGMTEEQVCIGDVYQFGDTILQVTQGRFPCATINKRNNNNQLLKAVVEMGYTGYFFRVLQEGTIKSDSEITLISAHPKQVSVASIHHLYFHDKAPSQGTIQRMLEVEELALPWRNKLLEKLEKQQ; this is encoded by the coding sequence ATGTGGTATAGTATGGGGATAAAAAGAGAAGCAATCGTACAGGCTGGGAGTGAGCATAAGTTGACCAGAAAAATCGTTACTATTAGTAAAGGTTTGCCTAAAAATAATATGTACAACGGCAAGGAATATCTCTCCGGCATTTGGAAGGAAGAAGCTGACGAGCTCATTGTCCGTTCCGAGAAAATTGATGACGACGATATCGCGAATCCAGAGTACCACGGTGGCCCAGACCGCGTCGTCTGTGCGTATCCTTTTGAACATTATGCCCATTGGGAGAAGTTATTCGGCCAACCTCTGACCAATGCGGCATTCGGAGAAAATCTCACGCTCGCTGGCATGACTGAAGAGCAGGTCTGCATCGGGGATGTGTATCAATTTGGTGATACGATCCTGCAAGTGACCCAAGGCAGATTTCCTTGCGCGACGATCAACAAGCGCAACAACAATAACCAACTGCTCAAAGCCGTGGTGGAAATGGGCTATACGGGCTATTTCTTCCGCGTTTTGCAGGAAGGGACGATCAAGTCAGACTCAGAGATTACCCTAATCTCTGCTCATCCAAAGCAAGTCAGTGTGGCTTCCATCCACCACTTGTACTTCCATGACAAGGCACCATCCCAAGGGACGATACAGCGTATGCTCGAGGTGGAGGAATTGGCCCTACCTTGGCGGAATAAATTACTTGAAAAACTGGAAAAGCAGCAGTAA